A region of the Romboutsia hominis genome:
TTAAATAAAACTGGACCACTTACATACCCACCAGTTCCTATTACAACATCTGGCTTAAATTTTTTAACAACTCTTCTTGATTGCTCTAATCCTTTAAATAACTTAAATACTCTTTTTACATTATCTAAATCTATTTTTCTTTTAAATCCTTGTACTGTTACTGTTTCTAATCTATATCCATATTTAGGTACTATTTCTGATTCTATACCCTTTTGAGTTCCTACAAAAAGTATTTCTGCTTCTGGATGCTCCTCTTTTATTTTATTTGCTATGGCTATGGCTGGATAAACGTGTCCCCCAGTTCCACCGCCTGATAATAAAACTCTCATTTTATCCTCTCCTGTTAATTAATTTTGACATGTTTTGAGATATTTAGGACTATTCCTATAGCACTCATAAATATTACAAGGGAAGTTCCCCCATAACTTATAAATGGTAATGCAACTCCTGTAACTGGCATTGATGATGTTGCTACAGCAATATTTAAAGCTGCCTGTATTCCTATTTGTGCACCAATTCCTATAACTACCATACAAGCAAATATATTGTCGCATTTTAATGCTATTCTTACGCATCTATACACTAGTATAACAAATAACATTATAACTACTGCACAACCTATAAGACCTAGCTCTTCTCCTATTATAGCAAATATAAAGTCATTTTGGGGCTCTGGTATGTAAAACCACTTTTGCTGGCTCTTTCCTAGTCCCATGCCAAATAGTCCTCCAGAGCCTAATGCATAAAGCCCTTGAATGACTTGATACCCATTACCTAATGGGTCTTGGAAAGGGTCTAGAAATGATAATATACGCTTTAATCTATACTCTGAAGTTAATCCAAGTGCTAAGAATAATGCAATACCACTACCAAACATAAATCCAACTATTTTCATACTCATCCCTGCAACAAATATCATAACAAATGTTACTAATATTATAGTTCCTGCTGTTGACATGTTTGGTTGACCCATTATAAGTGTAAAAAATAAAAGTGGTACTAACATTAGTGGTATAAGCCCTTTTCTAAAAGACTTTATATTTTCATATTTTTTCTCTATTAATTTAGCTGTAATTATTATAGTTGCAAATTTAGCTATTTCAGCAGGTTGTATTGTAAATGCACCTACCCCTAACCATCTTCTAGCTCCGTTTGCTTTTATTCCAAGTGGAGTAAGTACTAATATAAGTAGTATTATAGATACTATACCTATAGGCTTTGTATTCTTTTTCCAGACCTTATAATCTACATTTGAAATAGTAATCATACAAATAAATCCTAGTATTGCATAAATTACATTTCTCTTTAGAAAATAATAAGCATCATGATGCTTAAAGGAGGATTGAACAAAGCTCGCACTAAACACCATGATGATTCCTATAAATACTAAAGTCATTGTAGTGTAAAATATCACACTATCAAACTCTGTTTTAACATTTTTTTCAATTTGTTTTTTTAAAGCTTCCTTAGTCATTAAAGACTTACCTCCATTCCCAAGACTAAGAGGTTACTTTAATTTGTTTACATTATCCTTGAAGTCATTACCCCTTACTTCATAACTCTTATACATATCCCAGCTTGCACAAGCAGGAGAAAGAAGTACTACATCATTTTCTTTTGCGATTTTATAAGATGTATTAACTGCTTCTTCCATATCTTTTGCTAGATATATTTCTTTAAATCCTTTTTTAATTGCACATTCTTTTATTAAATTTGCTGTTTCCCCTAAAAGAACTAATGCTTTTACATTTTCTTTAGCTACTTCTAAAAATTCATCAAAAGTACTTTTCTTATCCATACCACCTGCTATTAATATTATAGGCTCCTTGTAAGACTGTACTGCCTTTATAGATGAATCTGGATTAGTAGCTTTAGAGTCATTTACAAATGTTACTCCATTTAGCGTTTTAACATATTCTTGTCTATGTTCTACCGCTTTAAATGTTTTTAGTACTTTTCTTATAACTTCTATGTCAACTTTTAGAACATATGCAATCATTGCTGCTGCCATACAGTTTTCTAAGTTATGATTTCCTGGTAAACTTAGCTCATCTTTGTTTAAAAGTACTATTTCTTTATCTAATCTTATAACTATATTGTTATTCTTATCTAAGAATATTCCTTCTTTTAATTCTGTAGTTCTTGAGAAGAATATTTTCTTAGCTTTAACTTTATCTTCTAATGCTCTTACATTTTCATCATCGTAATTTAGTATAGCAAAGTCTTCTTCATCTTGATTCATAAATATTCTAGATTTTGCTTGTATATAGTTTTTCATCGTATGGTGTCTATTTAAATGATCTTCTGTAAAGTTTAATATAGCACTAACACGTGGTTTAAAAGTGTCTATACTTTCTAATTGGAAGCTACTTAGCTCTGTTACTAATACAGAATCCTTAGTAGTAACCTCCACTGTATCTATAACAGGATTACCTATATTTCCAACGATATATGTATCATTGCTATTAGCTTTAAATATTTCTCCTACTAAACTTGTTGTAGTAGTTTTTCCATTTGTTCCTGTTATACCTATAAATACTGGATTATTAGTAGATAGTCTATAAGCTAATTCTACTTCTCCAATTAGTTCTATATTTTTCTCTTTTATCTTTAGTATAAATGGTAAATCTAGAGGAACTCCAGGAGATACCACTACTAATTCTATATCATCTATATTTTCTGGATGATATCCTAAGATATATTCTATATTGTCTAAGTCTTTTAATTCATTTAATATATCTTCTAGTTTTTCTTTTTCTTTTATATCATTTACTATTATATTAGCACCTAATTTATTTAAATGCTTTATTGTTGATATACCAGTTTTTGCAAGCCCTACTAATAGAACTTTTTTTCCATTAAGGTTCATTTTATTACCCCCACAATTAGAATATTGCTATTATTCCTATCCATGCTAAAACTACAGTAACTATCCAGAATGTAAATACCACTCTAGTTTCAGGCCATCCACATTGTTCAAAGTGGTGATGTATAGGTGCCATTTTGAATATTCTTTTTCCTCTTAGTTTGAAAGATCCTACTTGAAGTATTACTGATAATGCTTCTGCAAAGTATACTCCTCCAACTAATGGTATTAATAATATTGAATTAGTTAACACTGCAAATGCCGCAACTGCTCCACCTAATGCCATAGAACCAGTATCACCCATAAATATTCTAGCTGGGTATGAGTTAAATCCTAAAAATCCTAAACATGCTCCTACTGTAGCTGCTGCTAATACTGCAACATCAGGATTTGCAACTGTAGTGTATGATGCAAGTAACATAAAGAATATTGAAACTATTAAAGTTATTCCTGATGCTAACCCATCTAATCCATCAGTTAAGTTTACTGCATTTACTATACCTATTATTATAAATGTCATTATAGGTACGTATAATGGTCCTAAGTTTATATATGCATCTGTAAATGGTATTATAAGCTGCGCTGCACTTGGCGATGCACTATATTGATAATATGATATATATATAGCAAGTGCAAATTGAAGCACTATTTTTTGCCAAGGCTTTAAACCTAAAGATCTTCTTTTCTTTATTATTATAAAGTCATCTAAAAATCCTACCATACCAAATCCTATTATTGATATAAGACCTATTATTAAATCATTTCCAATTTGACTTCTAGTAAGCCCTGTTATTAGTATTGCTACCATCATTAATATTCCACCCATAGTAGGTGTTCCATTTTTTGCTAAATGTGTTTGAGGACCATCATCTCTAACCGTCTGCCCAAACTTAAATTTTGTTAACATTGGTATAAAAATTGGTCCTAATATTATTACTATTAGAAATGAAATCAATGATGTATACGTAAGTTCTGTTATTCCTAACATAATATATCTCCTCTCCCTTGCTGGCTATTTCTTTTGTTAATTACTTATTAAGATGTTCTACTATTTCTTCTAATTTCATACCTCTAGATGCTTTAACTAAAACTACATCTTCTTTATTTACTAAACTATCTATTTTACTTATAGCTTCTTCTTTAGTTTCAAAATGATATGCATTTTGGCTATTAAATCCTAATTTTACTGCCTCATCTTTTATAAACTTTGAATCATTACCTATAGTTATTAATAAGTCAGTATTTTTAACTGCTTCTTCTCCTACTAATCTATGTCCATACTCTGCATGTTCACCCATTTCAAACATGTCTCCAAGTATAGCTACTCTTTTTTTATTATATCTTCCTAATATTTTTAGAGCTGCTTTCATAGAATCTGGACTAGCATTATATGCATCATTTATGATTGTTAGGTTTTCATTTTTTATTATGTCTAGTCTCATTTTTGTAGCTTTGAAGTTTTTTAACCCTTCTTTTATCTTATCTAGTGAAATATTTAAACTCATTCCAACTAAAACTGCTGCCATTGCATTGTATATATTGTGTTCACCTACTGTAGGTATAAATATTTCTTCTTTAGAACCATTTATTATACATGTAAATGTTATACTATCTTCATTCATTTCATAGCTCTCACAATATATATCATTGTCTTTTGTAAATCCAAAAGTTTTTAGATTATAGTTAAGTTCTTTGTTTTTTAAGGTTGATAAAAACTTATCATCTCCATTAACTATTAATGTGCATGAAGAATCAAAATTTGTGGCTATTTCAAGTTTAGCTTTTAATATACCTTCTTGAGATCCTAAATTTTCTATATGAGATAACCCTATATTAGATATTACTCCTATTTTGGGATTAACTATATTAGCTAGGTATTCTATTTCATTAAAACCTGACATCCCCATCTCTATAACTGCACATTCATGACTGTCATCTAATTTAAATAATGTTAATGGAACTCCTAATTGATTATTTAAATTACCTTCGTTTTTTAAAGTATTAAACTTTGATGATACTGCTGAGTATACCATATCCCTTGTAGTTGTTTTACCAACACTACCTGTTATTCCTATATATGGTATATCAAATTGCTCTTTATAATATTTCGCTATATCACCAAGTGCTACCTCAGTATCTTTGACTTCTATTAAATTTATGTCCGAACTATCTAATTTTATGCTACTACTTTCATTTTTTATAAAAGTTTTGCATCCATTTTCATATGCTGAGCACATAAACTTATGTCCATCTAAGTTTTCACCTACTATAGCAACAAATGCATTTTTGTCATTTGCATTTCTACTGTCTATAACTATATCTTCAATACAGAAATTTTCATCGCCTAGTATTAATTTACCTTTCGTTGCAATAACTATATCAGCTACTGTTAGACTTTTCATCTTTCAACCTCCTTTAAGTTATTAAATTTAACTTAATTTTCTGAATAAAGGGCAATGTATGTGTTATACATTGCCCCCCTTCTACTCTTAACTTTATAATTATATAATATATTATTGTTTTTTTGAAGGTATTTCTAACAGATGTTAATAATCTTTTGCTTTTCAATTACAAATTTTTACATTTCCCTCCAGAAGTATTATAGTTCTTTTATATCTATTAATTATTTAAAATAAAGTGCTATACTAGATTCTTCATCTACCTTTATACCAGGTTTTGGAAACATATCAATAACCTTAGTCCCTTTAGGAATTTCTATATCTGTGTCTAAGTTAGGTATTAAGTTAACATCTTCTAATGCCTTAACAGCATCTTCTATAGCTAAGTCCCTTACGTCTGGAACTGTAACTTTATTTTTTTCAAATTCTTCTTTTTCTTCTTCACTATATTTTGGCTCTACTCCTAAATAAGGTAGTGCATCATTCATTATTTCTTTTACTATAGGTCCTGCTGTTGTACTACCAAAAGCACTTACCCCTGTTGGTTCATCAACTATTGCAAGTACTACTATTTGTGGATCATCAGTTGGAGCTATGCCTATAAATGAACATATATATTTTCCTTGTGCATACCTTCCATCTATAACTTTTTGAGCAGTACCTGTTTTTCCACCTATTCTATACCCTGGGATATATGCAGCTTTACCTGATCCTTGGCTTACAACAGATTCTACTATGTCCATCATCTTCTTTGATGTTTCTTCTGATATTACTTGTTTAACTTTCGTAGGTTTTATTTCCTCAATTACATTCCCTTGATTGTCTGTATAAGCTTTTACAAATCTAGGCTCCATTCTATTACCATCATTAGCTATAGATGATATTGCAGTTATTAGTTGTATTGGAGTTACAGATATAGATTGGCCAAAAGATATAGTAGCTAACTCTACTGGACCAACATTTTTTTCATTATATAGTATACCTTTTGCTTCTCCTGGAAGATCTATATTTGTTTTATCCATAAATCCAAATCCTTCTATGTAATCATATAACTTTGATACTCCTAATCTATTACCAACTTCTATAAATACAGGGTTGCAAGAATTTTGCACTCCTTCTTTAAAACTTTGCTCTCCATGAGGTCTATAATGTCTCCAACATTTTATTCTTTGACCTTTGATAGTTACTCCACCTGTACATGTGAACTTATCATTTTCTTTTATTACATTTTCTTCTAATCCTGATGATGATGTTATAAGTTTAAATGTTGAACCTGGTTCATATGTATCACTTATAGCTGGATTTCTCCACATTTTATAATATCCTTGTATCTTATCTTTTTCACTGTATTTATCTAATTCTTCTTGATAGTATGGATATATTGGAGTTCTTGGGTCATTTGGGTCATAATCTGGCTTAGATGCTAGAGATAATATATCTCCTGTTTTAGGATCCATTGCTACAACTGTTACCCTTTTAGCATTATTAATTTCATAAGCTTTTTGAACAGCTTTTTCAGTATAATGTTGTATTACTTCATCTATTGTAAGTACTAACCCCTTACCTTGAACAGGTTCATAGTATTGTTCCATTCCTCTTGGTATTTCTCTTCCTGATGCATCAGTACTTACTATTAATTTTCCTGCCTGGCCTTTTAAATACTTATCATATTGCATCTCAATACCTGCTATTCCTTGGGAATCACTTGATGTATGCCCTAATACATAAGAAGCAAAGTTTCCATATGGATAGTACCTTTGATTGTCTTCTGCTACCCATATACCAGGTATTTTAGCTTCTCTTATTTTTGTTGCTTTTTCATCATCTATCCATCTTTCTATTTTAACTAATGCCATATTTTTTTTATTTACTTGCTTATATACGTCTTCATATTCTTTGTCTAAAATTTCAGCTACTTGTGTTGCTGCACTTTTTTTGTCTTTGACTTCTACAGGCTTACACCACACAGTGTATTTTGTAACACTTACGGCTAGTTCTTTCATGTTTCTATCATATATAGTTCCTCTTTTAGGCTCTATAGGAATTTCTCTAGTTTGTTGTTCAATTGCCTTAGTACTTAACCACTCCCCTTTTACGAGTTGAAGATATCCTGTTCTAAATGTTAGTCCCAAAAAAAGAATACATGCTAACATAAGAACAAGCACTAACCTCTTTTTGCTTATTCTTTTTACTTTTTTACTCAATTGTTTCCCCCCTTACTACTTAATCTGTATGTATCTTATTTGATTCTTTGTAGGATAATCCATATTAAGTTCTTCTCTAGCTCTTTTTTCTATTTCCTGTATTGAGGTTTTAGTATCTGCATTAGCTTTTGCTTCCTCTAGCCTTATTTCTTCTTTTCTCAATTCCTTTTTAAGATTACCTATGCTATATTTAAGTTCCCCTATTACTGAATAACCACATATATTTATTATTAATGTCATAAAAACTCCTACTGATAATGAGAGAATAAAAATCATTTTTTTTATTTTTTTTACTCTTATAATTTTATGTTTATTCTTTTTTCTCTTTTTATATTCGTTTATATCCTTGATTTTATTATTTTTTTCCATTAATCCACCTTCACTTTATCTTCTGATTTATTTTATATAAAATTCTTTCTAAATTTAAATTTGTAAATTATTTATATATTTCAAGTTTATGCACTACCTTCCTTTAAACTTTCATCGTAAAATAAATACAATAACAAACAAAAAAACTAGGAAATGATTATATATAACAAAATAATTTTTTCTTATTACATTAATTTACATAATCTATTTAATAAAATTTTGTCTTTATGAAAATAAAAAAGAGTGTTTTATGATTTTATAATCACAACACACTCTTTTTATATTATATTCTTTCACATACTCTTAGTTTTGCACTTCTACTTCTTGGGTTAACTTCTATTTCTTCATCACTTGGTAATATTGGTTTTCTTGTTATTACTTTTACAAGTGATTCTTTGTCACATTGACACATTGGTATATGAGATGGACATACACAATCTAATGCTAAGTCTCTAAATTCATTTTTTACTATTCTATCTTCTAATGAATGGAATGTTATT
Encoded here:
- a CDS encoding UDP-N-acetylmuramoyl-tripeptide--D-alanyl-D-alanine ligase yields the protein MKSLTVADIVIATKGKLILGDENFCIEDIVIDSRNANDKNAFVAIVGENLDGHKFMCSAYENGCKTFIKNESSSIKLDSSDINLIEVKDTEVALGDIAKYYKEQFDIPYIGITGSVGKTTTRDMVYSAVSSKFNTLKNEGNLNNQLGVPLTLFKLDDSHECAVIEMGMSGFNEIEYLANIVNPKIGVISNIGLSHIENLGSQEGILKAKLEIATNFDSSCTLIVNGDDKFLSTLKNKELNYNLKTFGFTKDNDIYCESYEMNEDSITFTCIINGSKEEIFIPTVGEHNIYNAMAAVLVGMSLNISLDKIKEGLKNFKATKMRLDIIKNENLTIINDAYNASPDSMKAALKILGRYNKKRVAILGDMFEMGEHAEYGHRLVGEEAVKNTDLLITIGNDSKFIKDEAVKLGFNSQNAYHFETKEEAISKIDSLVNKEDVVLVKASRGMKLEEIVEHLNK
- the spoVE gene encoding stage V sporulation protein E, producing MTKEALKKQIEKNVKTEFDSVIFYTTMTLVFIGIIMVFSASFVQSSFKHHDAYYFLKRNVIYAILGFICMITISNVDYKVWKKNTKPIGIVSIILLILVLTPLGIKANGARRWLGVGAFTIQPAEIAKFATIIITAKLIEKKYENIKSFRKGLIPLMLVPLLFFTLIMGQPNMSTAGTIILVTFVMIFVAGMSMKIVGFMFGSGIALFLALGLTSEYRLKRILSFLDPFQDPLGNGYQVIQGLYALGSGGLFGMGLGKSQQKWFYIPEPQNDFIFAIIGEELGLIGCAVVIMLFVILVYRCVRIALKCDNIFACMVVIGIGAQIGIQAALNIAVATSSMPVTGVALPFISYGGTSLVIFMSAIGIVLNISKHVKIN
- the mraY gene encoding phospho-N-acetylmuramoyl-pentapeptide-transferase, with amino-acid sequence MMLGITELTYTSLISFLIVIILGPIFIPMLTKFKFGQTVRDDGPQTHLAKNGTPTMGGILMMVAILITGLTRSQIGNDLIIGLISIIGFGMVGFLDDFIIIKKRRSLGLKPWQKIVLQFALAIYISYYQYSASPSAAQLIIPFTDAYINLGPLYVPIMTFIIIGIVNAVNLTDGLDGLASGITLIVSIFFMLLASYTTVANPDVAVLAAATVGACLGFLGFNSYPARIFMGDTGSMALGGAVAAFAVLTNSILLIPLVGGVYFAEALSVILQVGSFKLRGKRIFKMAPIHHHFEQCGWPETRVVFTFWIVTVVLAWIGIIAIF
- the murD gene encoding UDP-N-acetylmuramoyl-L-alanine--D-glutamate ligase gives rise to the protein MNLNGKKVLLVGLAKTGISTIKHLNKLGANIIVNDIKEKEKLEDILNELKDLDNIEYILGYHPENIDDIELVVVSPGVPLDLPFILKIKEKNIELIGEVELAYRLSTNNPVFIGITGTNGKTTTTSLVGEIFKANSNDTYIVGNIGNPVIDTVEVTTKDSVLVTELSSFQLESIDTFKPRVSAILNFTEDHLNRHHTMKNYIQAKSRIFMNQDEEDFAILNYDDENVRALEDKVKAKKIFFSRTTELKEGIFLDKNNNIVIRLDKEIVLLNKDELSLPGNHNLENCMAAAMIAYVLKVDIEVIRKVLKTFKAVEHRQEYVKTLNGVTFVNDSKATNPDSSIKAVQSYKEPIILIAGGMDKKSTFDEFLEVAKENVKALVLLGETANLIKECAIKKGFKEIYLAKDMEEAVNTSYKIAKENDVVLLSPACASWDMYKSYEVRGNDFKDNVNKLK
- a CDS encoding stage V sporulation protein D, whose protein sequence is MSKKVKRISKKRLVLVLMLACILFLGLTFRTGYLQLVKGEWLSTKAIEQQTREIPIEPKRGTIYDRNMKELAVSVTKYTVWCKPVEVKDKKSAATQVAEILDKEYEDVYKQVNKKNMALVKIERWIDDEKATKIREAKIPGIWVAEDNQRYYPYGNFASYVLGHTSSDSQGIAGIEMQYDKYLKGQAGKLIVSTDASGREIPRGMEQYYEPVQGKGLVLTIDEVIQHYTEKAVQKAYEINNAKRVTVVAMDPKTGDILSLASKPDYDPNDPRTPIYPYYQEELDKYSEKDKIQGYYKMWRNPAISDTYEPGSTFKLITSSSGLEENVIKENDKFTCTGGVTIKGQRIKCWRHYRPHGEQSFKEGVQNSCNPVFIEVGNRLGVSKLYDYIEGFGFMDKTNIDLPGEAKGILYNEKNVGPVELATISFGQSISVTPIQLITAISSIANDGNRMEPRFVKAYTDNQGNVIEEIKPTKVKQVISEETSKKMMDIVESVVSQGSGKAAYIPGYRIGGKTGTAQKVIDGRYAQGKYICSFIGIAPTDDPQIVVLAIVDEPTGVSAFGSTTAGPIVKEIMNDALPYLGVEPKYSEEEKEEFEKNKVTVPDVRDLAIEDAVKALEDVNLIPNLDTDIEIPKGTKVIDMFPKPGIKVDEESSIALYFK